The segment AAAGAGCAGGCTTTTTGATGAGTGGCCGGAAGATTACGACAGGTGGTTTACAACCCCCATCGGCGCCCTGGTGAAGAGGTATGAAGGTGAACTGCTCCTGGAGCTCTTGAGAACTATGCCTGGAGAACTCATCTTGGATGCGGGTTGTGGAACGGGGGTGTTCACCCTCGATATTCTCTCCCGCAGTACAACCGTAATCGGGCTCGATATCTCTCTGCCCATGCTCAGCAGGGCAGGCCAGAAGGCCCGGAAATACTGTTTTCAGATGGTCTTGGGGGACATGTTAAACCTGCCCTTTCCAGAAAAGTCCTTTGATCGGGTGATTTCGGTTACCGCCCTTGAATTTATCGAGGATGCCAAGGGTGCCGTCAGAGAGCTGTTCCGCGTGACCAAAAGAGGTGGGTGCATCGTGGTGGCTACCCTGAATAGCCTAAGCCCCTGGGCGTCGCGCCGGAGCGTGGAGGCAAAGAAAAAGCAGACTATTTTTGAAAAGGCGATTTTCAGATCCCCGGATGAATTGCGCTCCCTGGCCCATGTGGAAGGAGTGATCAGAACTGCCATTCATTTTCAAAAGGAGGATAACGCCAATATTGCCGCTGAGATTGAGCTCGAAGGACGCCGGAAGAGACTAAATACCGGCGCCTTTATGGTGGGGCGCTGGGAAAAGATATAGGAGGATATTATGCCTACGGTATTCGTCAACAACGTAAACCTCTATTATGAGGAAGCAGGAAGCGGTATCCCGATCCTTTTTGTGCACGAGTTCGCCGGGGACTGGCGAAGCTGGGAGGCGCAGATGCGTTTCTTCTCCAGCCGCTACCGGGCCATCACCTTCTCGGCCCGGGGCTATCTACCTTCTGAGGTGCCGAATTCTCCTCAAACCTACTCGCAGGACATGCAGGTCGC is part of the Deltaproteobacteria bacterium genome and harbors:
- a CDS encoding class I SAM-dependent methyltransferase, whose amino-acid sequence is MIDQQEKSRLFDEWPEDYDRWFTTPIGALVKRYEGELLLELLRTMPGELILDAGCGTGVFTLDILSRSTTVIGLDISLPMLSRAGQKARKYCFQMVLGDMLNLPFPEKSFDRVISVTALEFIEDAKGAVRELFRVTKRGGCIVVATLNSLSPWASRRSVEAKKKQTIFEKAIFRSPDELRSLAHVEGVIRTAIHFQKEDNANIAAEIELEGRRKRLNTGAFMVGRWEKI